AAGATGAATTAATAAATAGAGATACCCTTCGTTGGTTCACGAGAAGCAACAGAACCCTCCAATCTAAAGAGGTGCAAGAAATCATCAATGCACCAGAAAAGGGAGCAGAGATTCATATCTTTATCAAGAAAGACGATGATGAAGGGAAAGGGTTTTATTACTTCGGAAAGGCTACTCCTAACATGGAGTCGATTCAAGAAAATAAAATGATTGATGCGAAGGGGAAAGAGATTCCTGTGGTGAAGATGGATATGATCTTGGAGAATACTGTGGACTATCAGCTTTATCATTATTTAAAAGACGCTTAAGCTTTGACTGCGTTATTGTACGTTTAACTTAAGAGATCGTCCCTGGAATGCTTGGATTCTACTTAAGGTAAGCTGTAAGTTAAGAAAGTAGTATAAATTAAAACGAGGTGATTAGATGCCTATATATAACAAACTAGTAAGAGACTTAATCCCGCAGGTCATTGAGAAAACGGGAAAATCATTTGACACGACCATTCTATCAGAAGAAGAATACCATTCTGAACTTCGAAAGAAATTACAAGAAGAAACAGATGAATACATAAATGCTGAAGACGACCAAAGTGCGGTGGAAGAACTTGCTGATATGCTAGAACTCATGAATGTTTTAGCTGAACAACATGGTTCCTCTATGGAAGAAGTAGAAAAGGTAAGAAAAGAAAAGGCTGAGAAGCGTGGATCATTTTACGATAAGGTGTTTTTAATTAGTGTTGAAGACTAGTCAGGAACCTAAGTTACTTACAAGCAATTTAATAGAGGATGTGCTCCATCATATTGAAGACTCTTCTACCATTTATCTTTTAAGTGCTTTTGTTATGGAGTCAGGAGTGAAGATGGTATTACCCGCGCTCAAGGAAGCAGCTGCACGAGGAGCGGACATTAAGATTCTTACTGGTGATTACTTGTACGTTACGCAGCCTGAGGCCTTATCTTTACTTAGCGAGTTACCTCAGAATCAGGTGGAAGTTCGTTTATGGCAGAGTAATGGGCGTTCTTTTCACCCGAAAGCATTTCTGTTCAGTGGTGAAGATCAAGGTTCTTTAATCGTTGGGTCCTCTAATTTGTCCAAATCAGCTCTAACTTCAGGAGTTGAGTGGAATGTTTCCATACCAAATGATGTTTCAGAAGAAGTATATAATGAAGCATTGGAGCAATATATCCACATGTTTTATGCTGAGAATACAATGAAAGTAAATCCAGAAACCCTTAAATTTTACACTCAAAAGTATGCTGAATTTAAACAGAAGTATCCAGATCTAGCCCAAAAATGGTCAGAGAAGGAAGAAATAGAACTCACCCTAGGACCTGATAACCCGCCAGATGTTATTCATGATCCAACAGAACCCTATGTACCAACTAATGAAAAACCAAGTCCAAGGTTCGCTCAACCTGAAGCTCTTGAATCACTACAGAACACTTATGAAGAAGGTTACGATAAAGCGATGGTGGTGATGGCGACTGGACTAGGGAAGACGTATCTGGCTGCTTTCTTTGCTGAACATTTTAGCCGTATTCTATTCGTAGCTCACCGTGAAGAGATTCTACATCAGGCAAAAGCTTCTTTCGAACACGTGAACGAAGGAAAGCTTGGTGGGATCTATAATGGAAAAGAGAAAAATGCAGAAGCTGATATGATTTTTGCATCGATCTTTACGTTAAGCATACAGGACCATTTGCAAAGATTTAATGCGGATGAATTTGATTTAATTATTGTTGATGAGTTCCATCATGCTTCAAGTAGATCATACCAGAAAGTGTTAGAGTACTTCTCACCTAAGTTCCTAATGGGCGTAACCGCAACACCTGAACGAACAGATGGACAGGATATCTTTGCTTTATGTGATGGAAATGTAGCTTATGAGATGAACTTTATACAAGCTATTCAAAGAGGATGGTTATCCCCATTCCATTACTATGGCGTATACGATGATATTGATTATTCACAAATTACGTGGCTTGGGGGCCGTTATGACGAAGAGGAGCTCGCAGAAGCGCAACTTCAAGAACATACGGCTAGTAATATCTTGAGTAATTGGGAGAAACATAAACAAACAAGGACTATAGGTTTTTGTTCATCAATTAAACAAGCAAATTTCTTATCGCAATACTTTAATCACAATGGCTATCAGACGATTAGTCTCCATTCCAAAACGGAGGGAATCTCTCGTAAAGAAGCTATTGAGAAGCTTGATAGAAAAGAAATTGATGTGATCTTTACCGTGGACTTATTTAATGAAGGAGTGGACATCCCTTCAGTTGATACACTTTTATTCGCAAGGCCAACGGAATCTCTTGTGGTCTTTACGCAACAAATAGGTCGTGGTTTGCGTAAGCATTTGAAGAAATCACATTGCACGGTTATTGACTTAATTGGGAATTACCGAAATGCAGATGTCAAATTGCAGCTGCTTGGGAAAGATAAAGGGGAGGGGAAGAAAGGGAAGATTCAACCTATTACACCAGCTGATTGTGAAATCAACTTGGACGTGAAGACTATACAACTGCTGGAAGAACTTCTGAAGAAGCGCAGTCCGAGAAAAGAGCGGGTGAAGATGGCTTATGACCAAGTCAAAGAGCAACTAGGCAGACGTCCAACCTACTGGGAAATGCATCTTAATGGCACTGAAGCTATTAAGGAATTTAAGCAGATATGGAAAAGCTATGCTGGCTTTCTTAGCTCTTATGGTGAATTAACAACTGAAGAACAAACGATTTATGAGACTTACATAGACTGGTTAGAAGAAGTAGAACGAACCTCTATGACTAAGAGTTACAAGATGGTTGTATTGAAGTACATGTTGGATAGAGGGGAAATGGACTGGGTTCAGCCTGCAACACCGGAGGAGATGGCTCCTTATTTCCATTCCTATTTAACAGAAAAGCCTTACCGAAAAAATATTGATTTTACAAGTAAAAATACCAAGGCACTCATAGAGTACGACAAAGCAAAAGTAGCAAATCTCATTAGTACAATGCCTCTAACGAAGTGGAGCGGGAGTAGTAAAGGACTTCTTAAGTACGAAGATAATGTGTTTTCTCTTAATTTTGAAGTTCCTCTTGAA
The nucleotide sequence above comes from Pontibacillus chungwhensis. Encoded proteins:
- a CDS encoding nucleoside triphosphate pyrophosphohydrolase; this encodes MPIYNKLVRDLIPQVIEKTGKSFDTTILSEEEYHSELRKKLQEETDEYINAEDDQSAVEELADMLELMNVLAEQHGSSMEEVEKVRKEKAEKRGSFYDKVFLISVED
- a CDS encoding DEAD/DEAH box helicase family protein → MLKTSQEPKLLTSNLIEDVLHHIEDSSTIYLLSAFVMESGVKMVLPALKEAAARGADIKILTGDYLYVTQPEALSLLSELPQNQVEVRLWQSNGRSFHPKAFLFSGEDQGSLIVGSSNLSKSALTSGVEWNVSIPNDVSEEVYNEALEQYIHMFYAENTMKVNPETLKFYTQKYAEFKQKYPDLAQKWSEKEEIELTLGPDNPPDVIHDPTEPYVPTNEKPSPRFAQPEALESLQNTYEEGYDKAMVVMATGLGKTYLAAFFAEHFSRILFVAHREEILHQAKASFEHVNEGKLGGIYNGKEKNAEADMIFASIFTLSIQDHLQRFNADEFDLIIVDEFHHASSRSYQKVLEYFSPKFLMGVTATPERTDGQDIFALCDGNVAYEMNFIQAIQRGWLSPFHYYGVYDDIDYSQITWLGGRYDEEELAEAQLQEHTASNILSNWEKHKQTRTIGFCSSIKQANFLSQYFNHNGYQTISLHSKTEGISRKEAIEKLDRKEIDVIFTVDLFNEGVDIPSVDTLLFARPTESLVVFTQQIGRGLRKHLKKSHCTVIDLIGNYRNADVKLQLLGKDKGEGKKGKIQPITPADCEINLDVKTIQLLEELLKKRSPRKERVKMAYDQVKEQLGRRPTYWEMHLNGTEAIKEFKQIWKSYAGFLSSYGELTTEEQTIYETYIDWLEEVERTSMTKSYKMVVLKYMLDRGEMDWVQPATPEEMAPYFHSYLTEKPYRKNIDFTSKNTKALIEYDKAKVANLISTMPLTKWSGSSKGLLKYEDNVFSLNFEVPLEDRALLKKMTEEICEYRLNYYFERKWKKE